From the Fibrobacter sp. genome, the window GCTGTTTCGTTGGGCGGCGACAGCGATACCCTCTGCTGTATCGCCTGCGCCATGGCCGAAGCTGTTTACGGCATTCCTGCTGAAATCCAGCAGGAGACCATCAACCGCCTGGATGAACGGATGCTGAAAATGCTAATCCGGTTCCAGAAATTTGTGGCTAGCAAGTAAGACGGAACCTTTCTATATTTGGGTCATGCTTAAAGTTATTAGGGCGGTGACCCGTTTTCTTTCCACCTATACATCCCTTTTTGTAATCGCCTGCGCGGTGGTTGCCTTCTTTGCCCCTGTTACATTTGCCTGGGTTCACGGAAACGTTTCCTCTGTCATTCTCGGCATTATCATGCTGTCCATGGGCTTGACCCTTCGCATTGAGGATTTCAGGAACCTGGCGAAGCGCCCGCTGGACATTTGCGCTGGCGCCTTGGCTCAGTACACCATCATGCCGCTGGTTGCCCTGTGCCTTACGAAAGTTTTCGGACTGGATCCGTATCTCGCTGTAGGTATCATTCTGGTGGGCTGCTGCCCCGGCGGCGTCTCCAGCAATGTGATGAGCTACCTGGCGAAGGGTGATGTGGCGTTCTCCGTGGGGATGACGACTGTTAGCACCTTGCTCGCTCCCATCATGACGCCGCTGCTGGTCTTGTGGCTTGCGGACACCAGCATCAACGTGAATGCAGTGGGCATGTTCCTGAACATTCTCTATGTGACCATCGGCCCCGTGATGATCGGTTTTCTCTGCAATCACTTTTTTGGACATCGCGACGGATTCAAGGAACTGCAGGCCAACATGCCAAGCGTCAGTGT encodes:
- a CDS encoding bile acid:sodium symporter family protein; translation: MLKVIRAVTRFLSTYTSLFVIACAVVAFFAPVTFAWVHGNVSSVILGIIMLSMGLTLRIEDFRNLAKRPLDICAGALAQYTIMPLVALCLTKVFGLDPYLAVGIILVGCCPGGVSSNVMSYLAKGDVAFSVGMTTVSTLLAPIMTPLLVLWLADTSINVNAVGMFLNILYVTIGPVMIGFLCNHFFGHRDGFKELQANMPSVSVIGLALIVGGVIVTVRPHLLANGITLLLLVLAVVFCHNALGYVLGYSVGRILKFNTAKKRTVAIEVGVQNAGMATVLAAGFFANPENIAANPNAALCVVPCAISCAYHSISGTILAGIFAKLDKKKNK